From Virgibacillus ihumii, the proteins below share one genomic window:
- a CDS encoding homoserine dehydrogenase, whose product MKPIQVALIGLGTVGCGVYQTLHIHKQRLEIVLGAPVELTTVVIENPDKHQRIAEKAPISTDISDILYNPEIDVVFEAINGKEPAFTYLKQCIQAGKHVVTANKEMFASHGRELKELAKTNDVQIGYDATTAGGIPIIQTISQLFRANQIQQVQAILNGTSNYILTEMRENKLSFSTALKQAQKWGYAEADPTNDIEGYDAFYKLMILSELIYDKQPDPENISHSGITGITGDSIEKAQQDGNRIKHIASINYDKAGNLTAAIEPVAVSKEHPLYAVEGVDNAIHLKADIVGDITLTGPGAGSFPTASAMIEDFCLILSKRPAPIPIS is encoded by the coding sequence ATGAAACCGATTCAAGTTGCGCTGATTGGTCTTGGGACCGTCGGATGCGGAGTCTACCAAACACTGCATATACACAAGCAGCGCCTGGAAATCGTGCTTGGTGCACCGGTTGAGCTGACAACGGTTGTCATCGAAAACCCGGATAAACACCAAAGGATTGCCGAAAAGGCGCCCATCTCAACAGATATTTCAGATATTCTGTACAACCCGGAAATTGATGTGGTTTTTGAGGCAATCAATGGGAAAGAACCGGCTTTCACCTATTTAAAACAGTGCATTCAAGCCGGAAAACATGTGGTCACTGCCAACAAGGAAATGTTCGCATCACATGGCAGGGAACTGAAGGAACTGGCCAAAACCAATGATGTCCAAATCGGCTATGACGCGACAACAGCCGGTGGTATTCCGATCATCCAAACAATCAGCCAGTTGTTTCGGGCCAATCAGATTCAGCAGGTGCAGGCAATTTTGAACGGTACATCAAACTATATCCTGACTGAGATGCGGGAAAATAAGCTCTCCTTCTCCACTGCACTGAAACAGGCACAAAAATGGGGTTACGCCGAAGCAGATCCAACGAACGATATCGAGGGATATGATGCTTTTTACAAATTGATGATTCTCAGTGAGCTTATTTACGATAAGCAACCTGACCCGGAAAACATCAGCCATTCCGGAATCACCGGAATAACTGGCGACTCCATTGAAAAAGCGCAACAGGATGGTAATCGGATCAAACATATCGCTTCAATCAATTACGATAAGGCAGGCAATTTGACAGCGGCAATTGAACCGGTGGCTGTCTCAAAGGAACATCCCCTCTATGCGGTCGAAGGTGTCGATAATGCAATCCACCTGAAAGCAGACATCGTTGGGGATATAACATTAACCGGACCCGGTGCAGGTTCATTTCCAACCGCAAGTGCCATGATTGAAGATTTTTGCCTAATTCTCAGTAAGCGGCCCGCTCCCATCCCCATCAGTTAA
- the hutH gene encoding histidine ammonia-lyase produces MVILTGETLTMEEVRRVVFDEEPVSLAGSSREKIISSRKTVETMLVDKQTMYGINTGFGKFSDVVIEDDDLEDLQLNLIYSHACGVGEPFSEKISRAMLLLRANALIQGCSGVRIELVEQLLHFLNEKIHPVVPQQGSLGASGDLAPLSHLALALLGEGEVFCNGKRAITGAVLQNAGLTPLTLKAKEGLALINGTQAMTAVGVITYLEMEKLLRQNEQVAAMTLEGLHGIIDAFDEDLHRVRGHQEQMDVATRFRQMLHDSRLITRQGELRVQDAYSLRCIPQVLGASWQTFHYAKEKLEVEMNAVTDNPLIFSEKNKVISGGNFHGQPIAFAMDFLKLGIAETANIAERRIERLVNPQLNDLPPFLSPNPGLESGVMIMQYSAASLVSENKTLAHPASVDSIPSSANQEDHVSMGTIAARHALAMLQNTRNVVAIELICAMQAVEFRGVDKMAAATREFYEKARSIVPSITKDRVFSTDIEKMANWLKGYKEDSIIQQGGVLHE; encoded by the coding sequence ATGGTTATTTTAACAGGGGAAACGTTAACGATGGAGGAGGTTCGTCGTGTCGTTTTTGATGAGGAGCCGGTTTCTTTAGCCGGTTCATCAAGGGAAAAAATTATCAGCAGCAGAAAAACGGTTGAAACAATGCTGGTCGACAAGCAGACGATGTACGGCATTAATACAGGTTTTGGTAAGTTTAGTGATGTCGTTATTGAAGATGATGACTTGGAGGATTTGCAGCTGAATTTAATTTATTCCCATGCGTGTGGAGTGGGAGAGCCTTTTTCTGAAAAAATAAGCAGAGCAATGCTGCTGCTCCGAGCAAATGCGCTCATTCAGGGCTGCTCCGGGGTGCGGATTGAACTGGTGGAGCAGCTTCTGCATTTTTTAAACGAAAAAATTCATCCCGTCGTACCGCAGCAGGGATCACTTGGTGCAAGCGGTGACCTTGCGCCATTGTCCCATCTGGCATTGGCACTGCTTGGTGAAGGGGAAGTTTTCTGCAATGGAAAACGGGCAATAACCGGAGCGGTACTGCAAAACGCCGGGTTAACACCGCTTACACTGAAAGCAAAAGAAGGGCTGGCGCTGATTAACGGAACACAGGCGATGACCGCGGTTGGTGTCATTACGTATCTGGAAATGGAAAAGCTCCTGCGTCAGAACGAGCAGGTGGCGGCTATGACATTGGAAGGGCTGCACGGAATTATTGATGCATTTGATGAAGATCTGCACCGGGTTCGCGGACATCAGGAACAGATGGATGTTGCGACGCGATTTCGCCAAATGCTTCATGACAGCCGCCTGATAACGAGACAAGGGGAATTGCGCGTACAGGATGCGTATTCACTGCGCTGTATTCCGCAGGTGCTTGGTGCCTCCTGGCAAACATTTCACTATGCAAAGGAAAAGTTGGAAGTGGAAATGAATGCGGTAACCGATAATCCGCTCATTTTTTCCGAAAAAAACAAAGTTATTTCAGGCGGGAATTTTCATGGACAACCGATAGCGTTTGCGATGGACTTTTTAAAGTTGGGGATTGCCGAGACAGCTAATATTGCCGAACGCCGGATTGAGCGGTTGGTCAATCCGCAGCTGAATGATCTCCCGCCATTTCTCAGTCCGAACCCGGGGCTCGAGTCCGGGGTGATGATTATGCAGTACAGTGCCGCATCACTTGTTTCGGAAAATAAAACATTGGCACATCCGGCCAGTGTCGATTCTATTCCGTCATCAGCCAATCAGGAGGACCATGTCAGTATGGGGACGATTGCAGCTCGGCATGCGCTTGCAATGCTGCAAAATACACGCAATGTAGTGGCAATTGAACTGATCTGCGCGATGCAGGCGGTTGAATTTCGTGGTGTTGACAAAATGGCTGCGGCAACACGTGAATTTTACGAAAAGGCTCGCAGCATTGTACCCAGCATTACAAAGGATCGGGTTTTTTCGACTGATATTGAAAAAATGGCAAACTGGCTGAAAGGTTACAAGGAAGACAGCATAATTCAACAAGGGGGCGTTTTGCATGAGTAA
- the megL gene encoding methionine gamma-lyase: MTNENKHFETTVIHEGYDSKEMLGSLATPLFQTSTYTFDTAEQGERRFAGEEAGYVYSRLGNPTVSVLEERIAALENGERGLAFGSGMAAVSAILIALTKANDHVLCSSGLYGCTFGLLSMMKDKYNITHDFSEMQTKDEIRSLIKPETTCIYVETPINPTMKLIDLQMVAEVAKEYGIPVVVDNTFSSPYLQRPLDLGCDVVLHSATKYLGGHGDVVAGLAVGKKDFLDEVAMTTQKDIGGIMAPMDAWLLLRGLKTLPLRIDRHCDNAERVFEKLRSHPKVKHIYYPGDESNPDNAICKKQMRRGGGLISFDVKGTKQDAQQFLNHLKFLKIAVSLGDAETLIQHPATMTHAVVPEDARLNMGITDQLIRLSVGLEHWEDIWSDLEQALNNL, from the coding sequence ATGACAAACGAAAATAAACATTTTGAGACGACGGTAATTCATGAAGGATACGATTCAAAAGAGATGCTTGGAAGCTTGGCAACACCGCTTTTCCAGACCTCGACATATACATTCGACACGGCTGAACAGGGGGAGCGTCGTTTTGCCGGGGAAGAAGCGGGTTATGTGTATTCCCGTCTGGGCAATCCAACCGTAAGCGTGCTTGAGGAGCGGATTGCAGCACTGGAAAACGGTGAACGCGGCCTCGCTTTTGGTTCCGGAATGGCGGCGGTATCGGCAATTCTGATTGCACTGACAAAGGCAAACGATCATGTGCTATGTTCGTCGGGACTCTACGGGTGTACATTTGGCTTATTATCCATGATGAAGGACAAGTATAATATTACGCATGATTTTTCGGAAATGCAGACGAAAGATGAAATCCGTTCATTGATCAAACCGGAAACAACATGTATTTACGTGGAGACACCCATTAACCCGACCATGAAGCTGATTGATCTTCAGATGGTAGCTGAAGTTGCCAAAGAATATGGGATTCCGGTGGTTGTCGACAATACCTTCTCATCACCATATTTGCAGCGGCCGCTTGATCTCGGTTGTGATGTTGTGCTGCACAGTGCGACGAAATACCTCGGCGGGCATGGGGATGTCGTGGCTGGCCTTGCTGTCGGTAAAAAAGACTTCCTCGATGAAGTGGCCATGACCACGCAAAAAGATATTGGCGGAATTATGGCGCCGATGGACGCCTGGCTGCTGCTGCGCGGGTTGAAAACTTTACCGCTCCGGATTGACCGTCATTGTGACAATGCGGAAAGGGTCTTTGAAAAACTGCGCAGCCATCCGAAAGTGAAGCATATTTATTATCCCGGTGATGAAAGCAACCCGGACAATGCCATCTGTAAAAAACAGATGAGACGCGGCGGCGGGCTGATTTCATTTGATGTAAAAGGAACCAAGCAGGATGCCCAACAGTTCCTTAACCATCTTAAATTCTTAAAAATCGCGGTTAGTCTGGGCGATGCAGAGACATTGATCCAGCACCCGGCCACAATGACACATGCCGTTGTGCCGGAAGATGCGCGCCTTAACATGGGTATCACCGACCAGCTCATTCGTCTTTCCGTTGGCCTCGAGCACTGGGAGGATATCTGGTCTGATCTGGAGCAGGCACTTAACAATCTTTAG
- the rarD gene encoding EamA family transporter RarD: MDQENKLGIIYAAAAYTLWGFLPIYWKLVQHVPADEILAHRILWSFIFMMIIVLVSGKLRPFFKECRQILHDKKKLIGISAASVIISINWLTFIWAVNSEHVVQASLGYYINPLVSILLGMIVLNESLSRRQLLSFILAAIGVINLTISFGVFPWVSLVLAFSFGLYGLLKKMVDIGAMFGLTIETMIVTPIALIYLVVIPGSTLAPDIMLSRNGTLLFGAGIATAIPLLLFAAGAKRIPLSMVGFLQYIAPTLMLVLGVFLYDEPFTQAHLVSFLFIWVALIIYMGAARHKKPVRQKEI; this comes from the coding sequence TTGGATCAGGAGAATAAACTTGGAATTATCTATGCAGCGGCAGCCTATACACTTTGGGGGTTTCTGCCAATCTATTGGAAACTTGTCCAGCACGTTCCGGCAGATGAAATTCTTGCACACCGCATTCTGTGGTCATTCATTTTTATGATGATCATCGTGCTTGTATCCGGCAAGCTGCGGCCATTTTTCAAGGAGTGCAGACAAATACTGCACGACAAAAAGAAACTGATCGGGATTTCTGCGGCTTCCGTCATTATCAGCATCAACTGGCTGACGTTTATTTGGGCGGTTAACAGTGAACATGTTGTTCAGGCAAGCCTTGGCTATTACATAAATCCGCTTGTCAGTATTTTACTGGGCATGATTGTTTTAAATGAATCTCTAAGCAGACGGCAGCTGCTTTCATTCATCCTGGCGGCGATCGGGGTTATCAATCTCACCATCAGTTTTGGCGTGTTTCCATGGGTCTCCCTCGTATTGGCATTCAGCTTCGGGCTGTATGGACTGTTGAAAAAAATGGTCGATATCGGAGCAATGTTCGGGCTGACGATTGAAACGATGATTGTAACACCGATTGCACTTATTTATCTGGTTGTTATTCCTGGCAGTACGCTTGCACCTGACATAATGCTCTCCAGAAATGGTACTTTACTGTTTGGTGCCGGTATAGCCACGGCGATCCCGCTTCTGCTGTTTGCTGCCGGGGCGAAACGGATTCCGCTGTCAATGGTTGGCTTTCTACAGTACATTGCACCGACTCTTATGCTTGTTCTCGGCGTGTTTTTGTATGACGAACCATTTACACAGGCACATCTTGTTTCATTCCTATTCATTTGGGTGGCATTAATCATCTACATGGGAGCGGCACGGCATAAAAAACCGGTACGCCAAAAAGAAATCTAA
- a CDS encoding winged helix-turn-helix transcriptional regulator, with amino-acid sequence MENLCPRFENAMEIISKRWVGLILFELLHGAKRFSEMEADLPISGRLLSDRLKMLEKENIVERNIYSEFPVRIEYSLTDKGMSLKPVIEEIQNWADDWITAKDIEKSKA; translated from the coding sequence ATGGAAAATTTATGTCCGCGTTTTGAAAATGCAATGGAAATTATCAGCAAACGCTGGGTTGGTCTTATTTTGTTTGAACTGCTACATGGTGCAAAGCGCTTTTCCGAAATGGAAGCTGATTTGCCCATCAGCGGAAGACTTCTCTCTGATCGATTGAAAATGCTTGAAAAAGAAAACATTGTTGAACGTAACATATACTCTGAATTCCCTGTTCGGATTGAATATTCGTTAACAGATAAAGGCATGTCACTAAAGCCGGTTATTGAGGAAATTCAAAATTGGGCCGACGATTGGATAACTGCCAAAGACATTGAAAAAAGCAAAGCATAG
- a CDS encoding acyl-CoA thioesterase, producing MEHKPCSQSLAVKTSHVLPPDTNAHGTLFGGKLMAHIDDVAAIAAGRHARKPVVTASTDSVDFLAPVKEGDAVCVEAFVTWTHNTSMEVFVKAVTENIRSGNRKVCTTAFTTFVAVDDNGRPSEVATVYPETDDEKKLHASAPRRAELRQERRKESKDLAATFGTDFPWNRGV from the coding sequence ATGGAACATAAACCTTGCAGTCAATCTTTAGCAGTAAAAACTTCACATGTGCTGCCGCCCGACACGAATGCACACGGCACGCTATTTGGAGGGAAACTAATGGCCCATATTGACGATGTAGCGGCAATTGCTGCCGGTCGTCATGCCAGAAAGCCCGTCGTAACTGCATCGACGGATTCGGTGGATTTCCTGGCGCCGGTCAAAGAAGGTGATGCGGTATGTGTTGAGGCATTTGTGACGTGGACACATAATACGTCGATGGAGGTTTTTGTCAAAGCGGTAACTGAGAACATCCGGTCGGGGAATCGGAAAGTGTGTACGACTGCCTTCACAACATTTGTTGCGGTTGATGATAATGGTCGTCCATCAGAAGTTGCGACCGTTTACCCGGAAACTGATGACGAGAAAAAACTGCATGCATCTGCACCAAGACGTGCCGAGCTCCGTCAGGAAAGAAGAAAAGAATCCAAAGATCTCGCAGCAACTTTTGGCACTGATTTCCCATGGAACAGGGGAGTATAA
- a CDS encoding PLP-dependent aspartate aminotransferase family protein: protein MSNYQLFNPETNLLHGGQQPDPTTGSRAVPIYQTTSYVFRDTEHAQNLFGLKEAGNIYTRIGNPTVDAFEQRITLLEDGAAAVATSSGMAAITLSILNIAQSGDEIIADSNLYGGTYNLFANTLPRYGIDVKFVDGTDLEQIRSSITSKTKAIFGETITNPSLNVLDIEKIAEIAHENDIPVIIDNTFATPYVSKPLTWGADIVIHSATKWIGGHGTTIGGVAIDGGRFDWTKGKFPGFTEPDESYHGVRYADLGPVAFATKLRVQLLRDIGACLGPQDAFQLLQGLETLHLRVERHNKNAAEVADFLQNHPAVEWVNYPGLKDHPSHQTAQKYFQIGFGSVITFGIKGDRDAGRKVIDNISIWSHVANVGDAKSLIIHPASTTHQQLGAEDLKQSGVTEELIRLSVGLESTKDTLADLDQAIANAAGVEKTIETTDADAINWLLSTPFNRENGLRKKTIAVYGETSFNNLDKLGFQIVTVGNHGNYNSLQEIPFDVDAVATNNQALPPETIEQFINKEGKILWTDNPSESDQTLENAKAAGITVISGKDAYQEATRLRSGQSDKVLTNA from the coding sequence ATGTCAAACTATCAACTTTTTAACCCGGAAACTAACCTGCTTCACGGCGGACAGCAGCCTGATCCGACTACAGGATCACGCGCGGTGCCAATCTATCAGACTACTTCCTATGTGTTTCGGGATACGGAACATGCGCAGAATCTTTTTGGACTGAAGGAAGCAGGCAATATTTATACCCGTATCGGCAACCCGACCGTTGATGCATTTGAACAGCGGATTACATTACTTGAGGACGGTGCTGCAGCGGTGGCGACTTCATCCGGGATGGCAGCAATTACACTATCCATTTTAAACATCGCCCAAAGTGGAGATGAAATCATCGCCGACAGTAATTTGTACGGCGGGACATATAATCTGTTTGCCAATACACTCCCACGTTATGGCATCGATGTAAAATTTGTCGACGGAACGGACCTGGAACAGATTCGCAGTTCGATAACATCCAAAACAAAAGCAATCTTTGGTGAGACGATCACTAACCCGAGCCTGAATGTATTGGACATTGAAAAGATTGCCGAAATCGCGCATGAAAATGATATTCCGGTTATCATTGATAATACGTTTGCTACACCTTACGTTTCGAAGCCACTAACATGGGGGGCCGACATTGTCATTCATTCCGCAACGAAATGGATCGGCGGCCATGGTACAACAATAGGCGGAGTGGCGATTGACGGCGGCAGATTTGATTGGACAAAAGGGAAATTCCCTGGGTTCACCGAGCCTGACGAAAGCTATCACGGCGTTCGCTATGCGGATCTTGGTCCTGTAGCATTTGCCACAAAACTGCGTGTCCAGTTGCTGCGCGATATTGGTGCATGTCTTGGACCACAGGATGCGTTCCAACTGCTGCAAGGACTGGAAACCCTTCATCTACGGGTGGAGCGACATAATAAAAATGCGGCAGAAGTTGCTGACTTCCTGCAAAATCATCCTGCAGTCGAATGGGTCAACTACCCTGGTTTAAAAGATCATCCATCACACCAGACCGCACAGAAATATTTTCAGATCGGATTTGGTTCGGTGATTACATTTGGTATTAAAGGTGATCGTGATGCTGGACGCAAAGTAATTGATAATATTTCTATCTGGTCCCACGTTGCCAATGTCGGCGACGCTAAATCGCTGATCATTCATCCGGCATCAACGACACACCAGCAGCTGGGTGCTGAAGACCTGAAGCAAAGCGGTGTTACAGAGGAATTAATCCGCCTGTCAGTTGGCCTTGAATCGACTAAGGATACGTTAGCCGACCTGGATCAGGCAATCGCAAATGCAGCCGGTGTTGAAAAAACAATTGAGACGACGGATGCTGATGCCATTAACTGGCTGCTGTCCACCCCATTCAACCGGGAGAACGGACTTCGCAAAAAAACCATTGCTGTCTATGGCGAAACATCGTTCAATAATTTGGATAAATTAGGATTCCAGATCGTTACAGTCGGCAATCATGGGAACTACAACTCATTGCAGGAAATTCCATTTGATGTGGATGCTGTTGCAACGAATAATCAGGCACTGCCTCCTGAGACGATTGAACAGTTTATTAATAAAGAAGGAAAAATTCTTTGGACAGATAATCCGAGCGAAAGTGACCAAACTTTGGAGAATGCCAAAGCCGCCGGAATTACTGTTATTTCCGGAAAGGATGCCTATCAAGAAGCAACCAGACTTCGTAGTGGTCAATCTGATAAAGTACTGACAAACGCATAA
- a CDS encoding alanine/glycine:cation symporter family protein has protein sequence MEFLEKIIGAANEVMWTYVLIAVLIGLGIWFTIKTGFVQFRLLPEMFRVLFDKRTVSASGKKGTSSFQAFAISAASRVGTGNLAGVASAVALGGPGAVFWMWIIALLGSATAFVESTLAQVYKIPEENQYRGGPAYYIEKGLNKRWLGVVFAITITFTYGLVFNSVQSNTISLAFNGQFDVGKNMMAIVLVVLTAIVIFGGLKSIANVAQIIVPVMAILYIILAFFVLIMNITAVPDIIAYIFSNAFGFREVAGGGFGAAILMGTKRGLFSNEAGMGSAPNAAATAEVSHPAKQGLIQSLGVFFDTILICSATGFIIIAAGGFEGSEADGIQLTQNAFEQHLGDAASIFIAVAIFFFAYSSILGNYYYGENNIGYIKNSKVGLFIYRIAVLAMVVFGAVATFDLVWALADLSMGIMALINLYAITKLYKVAGSVLKDYMKQRKEGKDPVFYRDTLDDPTGVEYWGRDQTGETE, from the coding sequence ATGGAGTTTTTGGAAAAAATTATCGGCGCAGCAAACGAGGTCATGTGGACTTACGTCTTAATTGCTGTATTAATCGGACTTGGAATATGGTTTACAATTAAAACCGGATTCGTCCAGTTCCGGTTGCTTCCGGAGATGTTCCGCGTATTATTTGATAAGCGAACGGTAAGTGCTTCCGGCAAGAAAGGAACATCATCCTTTCAGGCGTTTGCCATCAGTGCCGCATCACGAGTCGGAACAGGTAACCTGGCTGGCGTTGCATCTGCAGTCGCTCTCGGTGGCCCGGGTGCAGTGTTCTGGATGTGGATCATTGCATTGCTCGGATCTGCAACAGCCTTCGTGGAAAGTACATTGGCACAGGTTTATAAAATACCGGAAGAAAATCAGTATCGCGGCGGACCGGCGTATTACATTGAAAAAGGGTTGAACAAGCGCTGGCTGGGAGTTGTGTTTGCCATTACGATTACATTTACATATGGTCTTGTGTTCAACTCTGTGCAGTCCAATACAATAAGTCTGGCTTTTAACGGCCAGTTTGATGTTGGCAAAAATATGATGGCGATTGTGCTGGTGGTTCTAACTGCCATTGTCATTTTCGGCGGATTGAAAAGTATCGCAAATGTCGCACAGATTATTGTACCGGTCATGGCGATTTTGTATATTATTCTTGCATTTTTTGTCCTGATTATGAATATAACCGCCGTCCCGGATATAATCGCATACATCTTCAGCAATGCCTTCGGGTTCCGTGAAGTAGCAGGTGGTGGATTTGGTGCTGCTATCCTGATGGGAACCAAACGTGGGCTGTTTTCCAATGAAGCCGGTATGGGTAGTGCACCGAACGCCGCAGCAACCGCGGAAGTGTCCCACCCGGCCAAACAAGGGCTGATTCAGTCACTTGGTGTATTTTTTGATACGATCTTAATCTGTAGTGCGACTGGATTTATTATTATTGCTGCCGGCGGGTTTGAAGGAAGTGAGGCAGATGGGATTCAGCTGACCCAAAATGCATTTGAACAGCATCTGGGGGACGCTGCATCCATCTTTATTGCAGTTGCCATCTTCTTCTTTGCCTACAGTTCGATTTTGGGCAACTATTATTATGGTGAAAATAATATCGGCTACATTAAAAACAGTAAAGTCGGCTTGTTCATTTACCGGATTGCTGTCCTGGCCATGGTCGTGTTCGGTGCTGTTGCAACGTTTGACCTTGTCTGGGCACTGGCTGATTTATCGATGGGAATCATGGCACTGATTAACTTGTACGCCATAACCAAACTGTACAAAGTTGCGGGTAGTGTATTGAAGGATTACATGAAACAGCGCAAAGAAGGCAAGGATCCCGTCTTTTACCGGGATACGCTCGATGACCCGACTGGTGTTGAGTATTGGGGCCGTGATCAGACGGGTGAAACAGAATAA
- the cls gene encoding cardiolipin synthase codes for MSLTSILLGFVLVSNIALALTIIFLERKDPSSTWAWLMVLLFIPIAGFFLYLIFGKRISSQRIFTWDTKSKLGVKKAVQRQLRAIEENRFSYKNKKLIEFEDLYYLHLRNDDAIFTQDNAVEIYTDGKEKFDALIQDLERAKDHIHLLYYIIRYDGLGQKIANVLIKKANEGVEVRVLYDDMGSRGISRKFLRRLRKAGAHVESFFPPKIPKVNFKINYRNHRKLAIIDGEIGYIGGFNIGDEYLGKNQKFGYWRDTHLRIKGDAVNNMQTRFILDWNQASRNHIGYEDRFYSGKVSGDVGIQIVSSGPDSDWEQIKNGYIKMIMSAKEYIYIQTPYFIPDESLKDALRIAALSGVHVKLMIPNKPDHPFVYWATLSYTGDLLNAGAEVYIYQNGFLHAKTIIVDGKIASVGTANIDVRSFRLNFEVNAFLYDKGLASRLVDAFNDDLELSTVITKKLYEKRSIGIRFKESISRLLSPIL; via the coding sequence ATGAGTCTTACTTCAATTTTATTGGGATTTGTGCTGGTTTCAAACATTGCCTTGGCCCTGACGATTATCTTTTTGGAACGAAAAGATCCCAGTTCAACCTGGGCATGGTTGATGGTGCTTTTATTTATTCCGATTGCCGGGTTCTTTTTGTATTTGATATTTGGAAAAAGAATCAGTTCGCAGCGGATTTTCACCTGGGATACGAAAAGCAAATTGGGGGTAAAAAAAGCTGTTCAACGGCAACTTAGGGCGATTGAGGAGAACCGGTTCTCCTATAAAAATAAAAAGCTGATTGAATTCGAGGATCTTTATTATCTTCATTTGCGTAATGACGATGCGATTTTCACCCAGGATAATGCAGTGGAAATTTATACAGACGGGAAAGAGAAGTTTGATGCCCTGATCCAGGATTTGGAACGGGCAAAAGATCACATTCATCTGCTTTATTACATAATCCGGTATGATGGGCTTGGCCAAAAAATCGCCAACGTCCTGATTAAAAAAGCGAATGAAGGGGTGGAGGTACGGGTTCTATATGATGATATGGGATCCCGCGGAATCAGCAGAAAATTTCTCCGGCGTTTAAGAAAAGCCGGGGCACATGTGGAGTCATTTTTTCCACCGAAGATACCGAAAGTCAATTTTAAAATTAATTATCGAAACCACCGCAAATTGGCAATAATTGATGGTGAGATTGGTTATATTGGCGGATTTAATATCGGTGATGAATATTTGGGGAAAAATCAGAAGTTCGGGTATTGGCGGGATACACACTTGCGTATCAAAGGAGATGCTGTCAATAACATGCAGACCCGGTTTATTCTCGACTGGAATCAGGCCTCACGGAATCATATCGGGTATGAAGACAGATTTTACAGCGGGAAGGTCAGTGGTGATGTCGGCATCCAGATTGTTTCCAGCGGACCGGACTCCGATTGGGAGCAGATCAAAAACGGGTATATTAAAATGATCATGTCGGCGAAGGAATATATTTATATTCAGACACCTTACTTTATACCGGATGAAAGCTTGAAAGACGCATTGCGGATTGCAGCGCTGTCAGGTGTCCATGTGAAACTTATGATTCCGAACAAACCGGATCATCCGTTTGTCTACTGGGCAACATTATCGTATACAGGTGATTTGCTTAACGCAGGTGCAGAAGTGTATATTTATCAAAATGGTTTCCTGCATGCCAAGACAATTATCGTCGACGGAAAAATTGCATCCGTCGGGACGGCCAATATTGATGTGCGAAGCTTCCGTCTCAATTTTGAAGTTAATGCATTTCTCTATGACAAAGGGCTCGCATCACGTCTTGTTGATGCTTTTAACGATGATTTGGAATTGTCCACAGTTATAACAAAAAAGCTTTATGAAAAACGGTCAATCGGAATTAGGTTTAAGGAGTCCATTTCCCGATTGCTGTCACCAATTTTGTAA